CCAAAAGCCTTGGTTAATTCCAGATGCAATTCCATCCGAGTTAATTCCTTTCGTCTACCTTTCATACCACCTGTTTCCATAACAACAAGGTTAGACCCTTTATTCGAATCAAACAGAGCAAATTCAGGAGATTCAATAAAATCCAAAAGACCAAAACTAACCCCTAACAACATTGTTTTTCGTCCTGAGGCCAAACTATTTTGAAGGTTTTGAGCCAGGGAAGAAAAATCGTTCAGGTAAAAACCACTCAAGAGGCTATTCGAATGTTGAATAAGATAGTCGGCCATATAGACCAAGGAAGAGCCTGAGCGTTCCAGATAACCGGGTAAGAGAGCGAAAATAGTCCATTCTGAAATGGAACCATAAACTTGTTCAAATGCCTTTAAAAAACTAGACACATATACTTCCGGGAACGGTACATAATGTCGGGATGGTTGTGTTCCGGTAGTAGTACTGGATGTAAAACACAAGGAATCGATTCTGTTGGTGAATTCCAGACCAACCTTAAACTGTTTAAAAAAACGAACCGGTAAAAATGGAATTTGTTCCAGGCCGGAAACGGAGGAAATGTCAATTTTCAGGTAT
The sequence above is drawn from the Bacteroidia bacterium genome and encodes:
- a CDS encoding acyl transferase; this translates as MKPNRDYLLNLAEKAIRIDLSDKDFLELSLEQFRLHGKWNPIYSEWIQYLKIDISSVSGLEQIPFLPVRFFKQFKVGLEFTNRIDSLCFTSSTTTGTQPSRHYVPFPEVYVSSFLKAFEQVYGSISEWTIFALLPGYLERSGSSLVYMADYLIQHSNSLLSGFYLNDFSSLAQNLQNSLASGRKTMLLGVSFGLLDFIESPEFALFDSNKGSNLVVMETGGMKGRRKELTRMELHLELTKAFGVDYIHSEYGMTELLSQAYSLGEGVFNTPPWMKIQLRETDNPLAAMSLINRVGGVNVIDLANCFSCPFLAIDDLGKVHENGQFEILGRFDQAEVRGCNLMLN